From Aerosticca soli, a single genomic window includes:
- a CDS encoding Six-hairpin glycosidase-like protein → MLSVLLAAGLAVAPAAGFDGAKLEWRGQQAHMTSAADGGYVLDGPFGTRRIPAAPLRSQTASPLVDGLFAMAQQELAEDSVDAIRDPAYDHGAPMPCRCYVTGVKWPYVWTRDVSYAIDLGLWRFDAQRARDSLRFKLSEARAGTPGLYVMQDTGSGGSWPISTDRVVWFLAARHLLDDPGFAADARRALRDTLAQERAYAYDAAFGLYRGETSFLDWREQTYPAWTQNDVAFIGQSFALSTNVLHYQALELAATQAQAHGDAQVATDYRAQADALKAAINRHFWREDRGLYMSYIGGDGTPYDTYDLLGTALAVSSGVATGERAREALAHYPTWPAGSPVIWPERRDQPVYHNRAIWPFVSAYALRAARATDDPARIAHELVSILRGAALAGSNMENYELQTQAVHVDEGTLSGPVVNSPRQLWSVAAALEAVLEGVFGLTGEDRIEPKLPAALVPALFGKGRAIALDLPDRRIVLQRPAAIDGNLLVTDHIDTQGRLVTVTLKAVHVRDTPLRLDAPLYAPEAPPAPAAEADGDGWRVRVEGGAALLYVDGRPHGRLDGQASIPGQAGLLCLSATRVDANGIESLHSPDTCVGPITRLEGGPPRAWTAPTDGPFRVALDYTNPHGPINTGITAAVKMLVIACEGAASQRVPLVMPHSVGAQRSTFGTFTARAGAGCRFTLEDGFNMSYLARAVHYTAEAGGATGPLNEAQIHALVLAPLAKDTP, encoded by the coding sequence ATGCTGAGCGTCTTGCTCGCCGCGGGCCTGGCGGTGGCGCCGGCCGCCGGCTTCGACGGCGCGAAGCTCGAATGGCGGGGTCAGCAGGCGCACATGACGTCCGCAGCCGACGGCGGCTACGTGCTCGACGGCCCGTTCGGCACGCGCCGCATTCCCGCCGCGCCGCTGCGCAGCCAGACCGCCAGTCCGCTGGTCGACGGTCTGTTCGCGATGGCGCAGCAGGAACTGGCCGAGGACAGCGTGGATGCCATCCGTGACCCGGCCTACGATCATGGCGCGCCGATGCCGTGCCGCTGCTATGTCACCGGCGTGAAGTGGCCCTACGTGTGGACGCGCGACGTGTCCTACGCGATCGACCTCGGCCTGTGGCGTTTCGATGCGCAGCGTGCGCGCGACAGCCTGCGCTTCAAGCTCTCCGAGGCACGCGCGGGCACGCCGGGGCTGTACGTGATGCAGGACACCGGCTCGGGCGGCAGCTGGCCGATCAGCACCGACCGCGTGGTGTGGTTCCTGGCCGCGCGTCACCTGCTCGACGATCCCGGCTTCGCCGCCGATGCCCGGCGCGCGCTGCGCGACACGCTGGCGCAGGAACGCGCCTACGCCTACGACGCCGCGTTCGGCCTGTATCGCGGCGAGACCTCATTCCTGGACTGGCGCGAGCAGACCTATCCCGCGTGGACGCAGAACGACGTGGCCTTCATCGGCCAGTCCTTCGCGCTCTCGACCAACGTGCTGCATTACCAGGCGCTCGAACTGGCCGCCACGCAGGCGCAAGCGCATGGCGATGCCCAGGTCGCCACGGACTATCGCGCGCAAGCCGATGCGCTCAAGGCCGCCATCAACCGGCATTTCTGGCGCGAGGATCGCGGGCTGTACATGAGCTACATCGGCGGCGACGGCACGCCGTACGACACCTACGACCTGCTCGGCACCGCGCTCGCCGTGAGCAGCGGCGTGGCCACGGGCGAGCGTGCGCGAGAGGCGCTGGCGCACTACCCGACCTGGCCCGCCGGCAGTCCGGTGATCTGGCCCGAGCGACGCGACCAGCCGGTCTACCACAACCGCGCGATCTGGCCGTTCGTCAGCGCCTACGCGCTGCGCGCCGCGCGCGCCACGGACGATCCCGCGCGCATCGCGCACGAGCTCGTCTCGATCCTGCGCGGCGCCGCGCTGGCCGGCTCGAACATGGAGAACTACGAGCTCCAAACCCAGGCCGTGCACGTGGACGAAGGCACACTGAGCGGCCCGGTGGTCAATTCGCCGCGCCAGCTCTGGTCGGTGGCGGCCGCGCTCGAGGCGGTGCTCGAAGGCGTGTTCGGCCTCACCGGCGAGGATCGCATCGAGCCGAAGCTGCCGGCCGCGCTGGTGCCGGCACTGTTCGGCAAGGGCCGCGCCATCGCGCTCGACCTGCCCGACCGGCGCATCGTGCTGCAACGGCCCGCGGCCATCGACGGCAACCTGCTGGTGACCGACCACATCGACACGCAGGGCAGGCTCGTCACGGTGACGCTGAAGGCCGTGCATGTGCGCGACACGCCGCTACGGCTCGATGCGCCGCTCTACGCGCCCGAGGCGCCGCCCGCACCCGCCGCCGAGGCCGATGGCGACGGCTGGCGCGTGCGCGTGGAGGGCGGTGCCGCACTGCTGTACGTCGACGGCCGACCGCATGGCCGTCTGGACGGCCAGGCGTCCATCCCCGGGCAAGCCGGTCTGCTGTGTCTGAGCGCCACCCGGGTCGACGCGAACGGCATCGAGTCCCTGCACAGCCCCGACACCTGCGTCGGACCGATCACGCGCCTCGAGGGCGGTCCGCCCCGCGCATGGACGGCGCCGACGGACGGCCCTTTCCGCGTGGCGCTCGACTACACCAATCCGCACGGCCCGATCAACACCGGCATCACCGCCGCGGTGAAGATGCTGGTGATCGCATGCGAGGGCGCCGCCTCGCAACGCGTGCCGCTGGTGATGCCGCACAGCGTCGGCGCGCAGCGCTCGACCTTCGGCACGTTCACGGCGCGCGCCGGCGCGGGCTGCCGTTTCACGCTGGAGGACGGCTTCAACATGAGCTATCTCGCCCGCGCCGTGCATTACACCGCCGAGGCCGGCGGCGCGACCGGGCCGCTCAATGAGGCGCAGATCCACGCGCTCGTCCTCGCCCCGCTGGCCAAGGACACGCCATGA
- a CDS encoding MFS transporter → MNRPLPKPELSFWQIWNMCFGFLGIQFGFALQNANVSRIFQTLGADVSSIPGLWIAAPASGLIVQPIIGYCSDRTWTRLGRRRPYFLAGAVLASLALLAMPNVSSLWLAAGLLWVMDASFNVAMEPFRAFVGDQLPERQRPLGYTMQSFFIGIGAVVASAMPWLLTRLGVANTASAGTLPDTVKGAFYIGGAVLFGAVAWTVFRSREYPPVMLAAFDDGEAEPAPAADAARAWRPGVLMLAAGAAVIALIQRYALEHDLYLLAGGLIVFGLAFVWLSRTRRRGPLAEVLADLYAMPEAMRRLAWVQLFTWFALFAMWIYTTAAVTAVHYGTTDIHSARYNEGANWVGILFAAYSGFAALAAIVIPWMVRRWGLRRSHLVNLWLGGAGLLSFLLIRDPHWLLLSMLGVGFAWASIVSLPYALLSDFLPPEKMGVYMGIFNFFIVIPQLIAASVLGLLLRRYFHDQAIWALVLGGVSLLLAGLCTLRVHEPRRGVEPLP, encoded by the coding sequence ATGAACCGGCCGCTGCCCAAGCCGGAACTCTCCTTCTGGCAGATCTGGAACATGTGCTTCGGCTTTCTCGGCATCCAGTTCGGTTTCGCGCTGCAGAACGCCAACGTCAGCCGCATCTTCCAGACCCTGGGCGCGGACGTGTCCTCGATACCCGGGCTGTGGATCGCCGCACCCGCGAGCGGGCTGATCGTGCAGCCGATCATCGGCTATTGCTCCGACCGCACCTGGACCCGGCTGGGCCGGCGCCGTCCCTACTTCCTCGCCGGCGCCGTGCTGGCCTCGCTCGCGCTGCTGGCCATGCCCAACGTGTCCTCGCTGTGGCTCGCCGCCGGCCTGCTGTGGGTCATGGACGCCTCCTTCAACGTGGCGATGGAGCCTTTCCGTGCCTTCGTCGGCGATCAGTTGCCGGAACGGCAGCGGCCGCTCGGCTACACCATGCAGAGTTTCTTCATCGGCATCGGCGCGGTCGTCGCCTCGGCGATGCCCTGGCTGCTGACCCGGCTGGGCGTGGCCAACACGGCCTCGGCCGGCACCCTGCCGGACACGGTGAAGGGAGCCTTCTACATCGGCGGCGCAGTGCTGTTCGGCGCGGTGGCTTGGACGGTGTTCCGCAGCCGCGAGTATCCGCCGGTGATGCTCGCCGCCTTCGACGACGGCGAGGCGGAGCCTGCGCCGGCGGCCGACGCCGCCCGGGCTTGGCGCCCGGGCGTGCTGATGCTCGCGGCCGGCGCGGCGGTGATCGCGCTGATCCAACGCTACGCGCTGGAACACGATCTCTATCTCCTGGCCGGCGGCCTGATCGTATTCGGCCTGGCCTTCGTATGGCTGAGCCGCACCCGCCGGCGCGGCCCGCTGGCCGAAGTGCTGGCCGATCTCTATGCCATGCCGGAGGCCATGCGGCGCCTGGCCTGGGTACAACTCTTCACCTGGTTCGCGCTGTTCGCGATGTGGATCTACACCACCGCCGCGGTCACCGCCGTCCACTACGGCACCACGGACATCCATTCGGCCCGCTACAACGAAGGCGCCAACTGGGTGGGCATACTGTTCGCCGCCTACAGCGGGTTCGCCGCGCTGGCTGCCATCGTCATCCCGTGGATGGTGCGCCGCTGGGGTCTGCGACGGAGCCACCTCGTCAACCTGTGGCTGGGCGGGGCCGGCCTGCTTTCGTTCCTGCTGATCCGCGACCCGCACTGGCTGCTGCTCTCCATGCTGGGCGTGGGCTTTGCCTGGGCCTCGATCGTCTCGCTGCCCTATGCCCTGCTGTCGGACTTCCTGCCGCCGGAGAAGATGGGCGTGTACATGGGCATCTTCAATTTCTTCATCGTGATCCCGCAGCTCATCGCCGCCAGCGTGCTTGGCCTCCTGCTGCGCCGCTATTTCCACGATCAGGCGATCTGGGCGCTGGTGCTGGGCGGCGTCAGCCTGCTGCTCGCCGGCCTGTGCACCCTGCGCGTGCACGAGCCGCGGCGCGGGGTCGAACCGCTGCCCTGA
- a CDS encoding MBL fold metallo-hydrolase, translating to MRLDLHFLGAGAAHAAALGSASAVIERDGAPWLLIDCGPDTPDRYLDAYGEPPAALYLTHVHLDHVGGMERLFGRLWFDPAWRGRTRVFVHAALVPWLQGRIADYPGVLAEGGVNFWEAFRLLPCSRGFWLDGAWFDVFATRHHRPGTSFGLALRGSFVFTGDTRPIPEVLAEQAAHGELVAHDCALHGNPSHSGIEDIEREYDPELRARLVLYHYGSAAEGAVLAARGYRVARPGQRLALPMPWPLRADAG from the coding sequence ATGAGGCTCGACCTGCATTTTCTGGGCGCGGGTGCGGCGCATGCCGCCGCGCTCGGCTCCGCCTCTGCGGTGATCGAGCGCGACGGCGCGCCGTGGCTGCTGATCGATTGCGGCCCGGATACGCCGGATCGTTATCTCGATGCCTACGGCGAGCCGCCGGCGGCGCTCTATCTCACCCATGTTCATCTCGACCACGTGGGCGGCATGGAACGGCTTTTCGGCCGGCTGTGGTTCGACCCTGCCTGGCGCGGCCGCACCCGCGTGTTCGTGCATGCCGCACTGGTGCCGTGGTTGCAGGGGCGGATCGCCGATTATCCCGGCGTGCTCGCCGAGGGCGGAGTGAATTTCTGGGAGGCGTTCCGCCTGCTGCCCTGCTCGCGCGGTTTCTGGCTGGACGGCGCCTGGTTCGACGTCTTTGCCACCCGGCATCATCGGCCGGGTACGTCGTTCGGTCTCGCCCTGCGCGGCAGTTTCGTCTTCACCGGTGACACCCGGCCGATTCCCGAGGTATTGGCCGAGCAGGCGGCGCATGGCGAGCTGGTGGCCCACGACTGCGCCCTGCATGGCAACCCTTCGCACAGCGGGATCGAGGACATCGAGCGCGAGTACGACCCCGAGCTGCGCGCGCGGCTCGTGCTTTACCACTACGGCAGCGCTGCCGAAGGCGCAGTGCTGGCCGCGCGCGGCTACCGTGTCGCCCGGCCGGGCCAGCGGCTGGCCCTGCCCATGCCCTGGCCGCTACGCGCGGACGCCGGCTGA
- a CDS encoding 3-deoxy-D-manno-octulosonic acid kinase — MAGMMQETRRAGTDGALLCIADVPVPIDERWFDADAWRARGALHEEIGGRGRIAMLDTPLGPCVWRHYRRGGRIAVLLGDRYLWTGEARTRSFAEFRLLLALARRDLPAPRPVAARYRRVGACFYDADLITRRIENARTLAECLAAGAFDTELARAVGALVARFHRAGVEHADLNAHNVLVTPGQLYLIDFDRGRLRKPARRWRMANLRRLHRSLRKLGAGADDPDRFERTLWTVLLEAYARTFAG, encoded by the coding sequence ATGGCCGGCATGATGCAGGAAACCCGCCGCGCCGGCACGGATGGCGCGCTGCTGTGCATCGCCGATGTGCCGGTGCCGATCGACGAGCGCTGGTTCGATGCGGATGCCTGGCGCGCACGCGGCGCGCTGCATGAGGAAATCGGCGGTCGCGGCCGCATCGCGATGCTCGACACGCCACTCGGCCCTTGCGTATGGCGCCATTATCGGCGCGGCGGGCGCATCGCCGTGCTGCTCGGCGACCGGTATCTGTGGACCGGTGAGGCGCGCACGCGCAGTTTCGCTGAGTTCAGGCTGCTGCTTGCGCTCGCCCGACGCGACTTGCCGGCACCGCGGCCGGTGGCGGCACGCTACCGGCGCGTGGGCGCCTGCTTCTACGACGCCGACCTCATCACCCGCCGCATCGAGAATGCCCGCACGCTGGCCGAGTGTCTTGCCGCCGGCGCCTTCGATACCGAGCTGGCCCGCGCGGTGGGGGCGCTCGTCGCCCGTTTCCATCGCGCCGGCGTCGAGCATGCCGACCTCAATGCCCACAACGTGCTGGTGACGCCCGGGCAGCTTTACCTCATCGATTTCGACCGCGGCCGCCTGCGCAAGCCCGCGCGGCGCTGGCGGATGGCCAACCTGCGCCGCCTGCACCGGTCGCTGCGCAAACTCGGGGCCGGCGCGGACGATCCTGACCGCTTCGAGCGCACGCTCTGGACGGTGCTGCTCGAGGCCTATGCGAGGACTTTCGCCGGATGA
- a CDS encoding glycosyltransferase family 9 protein → MSADSSLAPAALCLLRTSAIGDVTHVVPLVHTLQEAWPQTRLSWVVGKLEHTLVGDLPGVEFVVFDKRRGLAGMREVWRTLRGRRFDALLHMQVALRANLLSLGISARRRIGYDHARAKDLHGLVINERIPARSGQHVLEAIGSFAEPLGLKQSRVRWDLPIPAEARDWALAQLPGEVPTLLVSPASSHVLRTWRPERYATVIDHVATRGWRVALVGGRGTADRALADAILAHCRRPPLDLTGKDTLKRLLALMTRARLVLSPDSGPMHMANAVGTPVLGLHAASNPDRSGPYSDRRWCVNCYDAAARRFLGKPAAALPWGTKIEYPGVMDLITVEAVIERFEAFAAHAGLA, encoded by the coding sequence ATGTCCGCCGATTCTAGCCTCGCGCCGGCCGCCTTGTGTCTGCTCCGCACCTCGGCGATCGGCGATGTCACCCATGTCGTGCCGCTGGTGCACACGCTCCAGGAGGCCTGGCCGCAGACACGGCTGAGCTGGGTCGTCGGCAAGCTCGAACACACCCTGGTCGGCGACCTGCCCGGGGTGGAGTTCGTGGTCTTCGACAAGCGGCGCGGCCTGGCCGGCATGCGCGAGGTATGGCGGACGCTGCGCGGGCGCCGCTTCGACGCCCTGCTGCACATGCAGGTCGCCCTGCGCGCCAACCTGCTCAGCCTGGGCATCTCCGCCCGCCGCCGGATCGGTTATGACCATGCCCGCGCCAAGGACCTGCACGGCCTGGTGATCAACGAGCGCATCCCGGCGCGCAGCGGCCAGCACGTGCTGGAGGCGATCGGCAGTTTCGCCGAGCCGCTGGGACTCAAGCAGTCCCGCGTACGCTGGGACCTGCCGATCCCCGCCGAGGCACGGGACTGGGCCCTCGCACAACTGCCGGGCGAGGTTCCGACCCTGCTGGTGAGTCCGGCGTCCAGCCACGTCCTGCGTACCTGGCGGCCGGAGCGCTATGCGACGGTCATCGATCACGTGGCCACGCGCGGCTGGCGGGTGGCGTTGGTCGGCGGACGCGGCACCGCCGACCGTGCCCTGGCCGATGCCATCCTCGCCCATTGCCGACGCCCACCGCTCGACCTGACCGGCAAGGACACGCTGAAACGCCTGCTGGCACTGATGACCCGCGCCCGACTGGTGCTGAGCCCGGATTCCGGGCCGATGCACATGGCCAATGCGGTCGGCACGCCCGTGCTCGGCCTGCACGCGGCGAGCAACCCGGACCGCTCCGGCCCCTACTCGGACCGCCGCTGGTGCGTGAACTGCTACGACGCCGCCGCGCGTCGCTTCCTCGGCAAGCCGGCCGCCGCCCTGCCCTGGGGCACCAAGATCGAATATCCGGGCGTGATGGATCTCATCACCGTGGAGGCCGTCATCGAGCGCTTCGAGGCCTTTGCCGCTCATGCCGGTCTGGCTTGA